One Rossellomorea aquimaris DNA window includes the following coding sequences:
- a CDS encoding MerR family transcriptional regulator: MEYTVKKLGEIAGVSTRTLRYYDEIELLKPARINSSGYRIYGQKEVDRLQQILFYKELGVGLDEIKDILDDPAFDATNALMEHRGKLLDRRAQLDQLIANVDKTLRVKEGRITMSDKEKFEGFKEKMVEDNEEKYGNEVRGKYGDKVVDESNARVRNMSQEDHEKVTELEQEIKQTLGEAFQTGNPASDAAQKAADLHKQWISFYWGHYSKEAHAGLAQMYVDDERFKAYYDAEQEGVAEFLRDAIHIYTGQKKEVE, from the coding sequence ATGGAATATACCGTCAAGAAACTTGGAGAGATTGCTGGTGTGAGCACGAGGACCCTGCGCTATTACGATGAAATTGAGCTCCTGAAGCCGGCCAGGATCAATTCGTCAGGATACCGGATATACGGGCAGAAGGAAGTCGACCGCTTGCAGCAAATCCTCTTTTACAAAGAACTGGGTGTAGGGCTGGATGAAATCAAGGATATTCTGGACGATCCTGCCTTTGACGCAACAAATGCTTTGATGGAACACCGCGGGAAATTATTGGACAGACGCGCGCAGCTTGATCAACTGATTGCGAATGTAGATAAAACATTACGTGTAAAGGAAGGGAGAATCACCATGTCGGATAAAGAAAAGTTTGAAGGATTCAAGGAGAAAATGGTGGAAGATAATGAGGAAAAATACGGGAATGAAGTGCGGGGGAAATACGGTGACAAGGTAGTGGACGAATCCAACGCGAGAGTCAGGAACATGTCTCAGGAAGACCATGAAAAGGTCACAGAACTGGAACAGGAAATTAAACAAACCTTAGGGGAAGCATTTCAAACCGGTAATCCCGCAAGCGATGCTGCCCAGAAAGCGGCTGACCTCCATAAACAATGGATTTCGTTTTACTGGGGTCATTACAGTAAGGAAGCCCATGCCGGCCTTGCTCAGATGTACGTGGATGATGAACGGTTCAAGGCTTATTATGACGCCGAACAAGAGGGAGTGGCCGAGTTCTTGCGTGATGCGATTCACATCTATACAGGACAGAAAAAAGAAGTGGAATAA
- a CDS encoding DUF3934 family protein, with product MSKPKKKSGTGQGTGKKGWNRWQAGANKKKSNKPYTSKGVKHGSKQEDK from the coding sequence ATGAGTAAACCAAAGAAAAAGAGCGGAACAGGCCAAGGCACTGGAAAAAAAGGCTGGAATCGCTGGCAGGCCGGGGCCAATAAGAAGAAGAGCAACAAGCCTTATACTAGTAAAGGCGTGAAGCATGGGAGTAAGCAGGAAGATAAGTAA
- a CDS encoding cold-shock protein — protein sequence MQEGTVKWFNAEKGFGFIEIEGGEDVFVHFSAIQGEGFKSLDEGQKVTFDTEQGQRGLQATNVNKA from the coding sequence ATGCAAGAAGGTACAGTAAAATGGTTTAACGCAGAAAAAGGTTTCGGTTTCATCGAAATCGAAGGTGGAGAAGATGTATTCGTACATTTCTCAGCTATCCAAGGCGAAGGATTTAAATCTTTAGACGAAGGTCAAAAAGTTACATTTGACACTGAGCAAGGTCAACGTGGACTTCAAGCGACTAACGTAAACAAAGCGTAA
- a CDS encoding cold-shock protein — MQQGTVKWFNAEKGFGFIEIEGGEDVFVHFSAIQGEGFKSLDEGQKVTFDTEQGQRGLQATNVNKA; from the coding sequence ATGCAACAAGGTACAGTAAAATGGTTTAACGCAGAAAAAGGTTTCGGTTTCATCGAAATCGAAGGTGGAGAAGATGTATTCGTACATTTCTCAGCTATCCAAGGCGAAGGATTTAAATCTTTAGACGAAGGTCAAAAAGTTACATTTGACACTGAGCAAGGTCAACGTGGACTTCAAGCGACTAACGTAAACAAAGCGTAA
- a CDS encoding DEAD/DEAH box helicase translates to MSIKQFKDYKLSDDIVRALSGLGYQAPTEVQSKVLPLALEKKDLVVRSQTGSGKTASFGIPICEMVEWEENKPQALILTPTRELAVQVKEDITNIGRYKRIKAAAVYGKSPFHRQKLELKQKNHVVVGTPGRVLDHIEKGTFPLEKLAYLVIDEADEMLNMGFIEQVEAIIQELPTDRVTLTFSATLPEDVEALCHKYMEKPVHIEIKATGITTDKIDHSVIEVKEDDKLTLLKKVTTVENPDSCIIFCRTKENVDTLCGELDRSGYPVDKIHGGMIQEARFEVMDDFKRGEYRYLIATDVAARGIDIENITHVINYDIPMEKESYVHRTGRTGRAGSQGKAITFCTPYEDKFLAEIEDYIGFTIPKLQPPSQDTVAKAKADFERKLDTEPDFKSDKSEQLNRDIMKLYFNGGKKKKIRAVDFVGTIAKIDGVSADDIGIITIQENLSYVEILNGKGALVLHAMKKTTVKGKMLKVHEARK, encoded by the coding sequence ATGAGTATAAAACAATTTAAGGATTATAAGCTTAGTGATGATATTGTAAGGGCTCTATCCGGTTTAGGGTATCAAGCTCCAACCGAGGTTCAGTCCAAGGTGCTTCCATTGGCTCTTGAGAAGAAAGATCTTGTTGTGCGTTCCCAAACAGGAAGCGGTAAGACAGCCTCATTCGGGATACCGATTTGTGAGATGGTAGAATGGGAAGAAAATAAGCCTCAAGCTCTTATCCTGACGCCAACCCGAGAACTCGCGGTTCAAGTAAAAGAAGACATCACGAACATCGGACGTTATAAGCGAATCAAAGCGGCTGCGGTGTACGGGAAATCTCCTTTTCATAGGCAAAAGCTTGAGCTTAAGCAGAAAAATCATGTCGTAGTCGGCACCCCAGGTCGTGTACTCGATCATATTGAAAAAGGAACATTCCCACTGGAAAAGCTTGCGTACCTTGTGATCGACGAAGCCGATGAGATGCTGAACATGGGGTTTATCGAACAGGTGGAAGCGATTATTCAGGAGCTGCCAACAGACCGGGTAACGTTGACATTCTCTGCTACATTACCAGAGGATGTTGAAGCACTCTGCCATAAATATATGGAGAAACCTGTTCATATTGAAATCAAGGCAACGGGTATTACAACAGATAAGATTGATCATTCCGTGATCGAAGTGAAAGAGGATGACAAGCTGACTCTTCTGAAAAAAGTCACAACCGTTGAGAATCCCGATAGCTGCATTATTTTTTGCCGAACAAAAGAAAATGTGGATACACTATGTGGGGAATTGGACCGGTCAGGGTATCCTGTGGATAAAATTCATGGCGGTATGATTCAGGAAGCGCGCTTTGAAGTGATGGATGATTTTAAAAGAGGGGAATACAGGTATCTCATCGCAACCGATGTGGCGGCGCGTGGAATTGATATCGAGAATATTACCCACGTCATCAATTATGATATCCCCATGGAGAAAGAAAGTTATGTTCACCGTACAGGAAGAACGGGCCGCGCAGGATCTCAAGGAAAGGCGATCACCTTCTGCACACCGTATGAAGATAAATTCCTGGCCGAGATTGAAGACTATATCGGTTTTACGATTCCTAAGCTGCAGCCGCCGTCACAGGACACAGTGGCAAAAGCAAAAGCGGATTTTGAACGAAAATTAGATACGGAACCTGATTTTAAATCAGACAAGAGTGAGCAGCTGAACAGAGACATCATGAAGCTCTACTTCAATGGCGGAAAGAAAAAGAAAATCAGAGCAGTTGATTTCGTCGGAACAATTGCAAAGATCGATGGAGTGAGCGCTGACGACATCGGAATCATCACCATCCAGGAAAACCTTTCGTATGTAGAGATTTTGAACGGCAAAGGGGCACTGGTATTGCATGCGATGAAGAAAACCACAGTTAAGGGTAAGATGCTGAAGGTTCATGAAGCGAGGAAATAA
- a CDS encoding LacI family DNA-binding transcriptional regulator, whose protein sequence is MTTIKDIARVAGVSVTTVSRALNGYSDVNEDTRKKIAEVAKELNYSPNSIARSLVMKKSKTIGLLVSGFTKESVKDNFIVEVLAGINEFVSGADYDLVLFNTNSSKQREKTYTQLCRERRVDGVIIQGIRTDDPYLHEVVESDIPCVLIDIPLESGNVSHVTTDNVLGAEKAVQHLLDNGHKNIGMINGHEFAFVSQQRLEGYKNALQGAQVELNTNYIVNGEFTEESGKKAANSLLTSHPEITALFCASDLMAIGAISAAKGLKLQVPEKLSIVGYDDILLASYVSPKLTTIQQNKFQLGYEGARLLLDLLSNQSKTHRMVLETKLIKRESTDYRNE, encoded by the coding sequence GTGACTACGATTAAAGATATTGCCAGAGTAGCAGGGGTATCCGTAACAACGGTTTCAAGAGCGTTAAATGGATATTCTGATGTCAACGAAGACACAAGAAAGAAGATTGCTGAAGTTGCGAAGGAGTTAAATTATAGTCCGAATTCGATTGCCCGTAGTCTGGTCATGAAGAAGTCGAAAACGATTGGATTACTCGTTTCCGGATTTACGAAGGAAAGTGTGAAGGATAATTTCATCGTGGAAGTGCTGGCAGGGATTAATGAGTTTGTCTCAGGTGCTGACTACGATCTTGTTTTATTCAACACCAATTCTTCAAAGCAGCGTGAAAAGACGTATACTCAACTTTGCAGAGAAAGAAGAGTGGACGGTGTCATTATCCAGGGGATTCGAACCGATGATCCTTATTTACATGAAGTCGTCGAAAGTGATATTCCTTGCGTATTAATTGATATTCCCCTTGAGTCCGGGAATGTGAGTCATGTGACAACGGATAATGTATTGGGAGCTGAAAAAGCCGTTCAACATTTACTGGACAATGGACACAAGAACATTGGAATGATTAATGGACATGAGTTTGCGTTTGTTAGTCAGCAACGATTGGAAGGGTATAAAAACGCTTTGCAAGGAGCACAGGTCGAACTCAATACGAATTACATCGTAAATGGAGAGTTCACAGAAGAAAGTGGAAAGAAAGCGGCTAACTCATTGTTAACCTCACATCCTGAAATAACAGCATTATTTTGTGCTAGTGATTTAATGGCCATCGGTGCGATCAGTGCAGCGAAAGGGTTGAAGTTACAGGTGCCGGAAAAACTTTCGATTGTCGGATATGATGATATACTGCTTGCTTCCTATGTTAGTCCCAAACTGACAACCATCCAACAAAATAAGTTTCAACTGGGGTATGAAGGGGCAAGATTATTGCTGGATTTATTATCAAATCAGTCCAAGACCCATCGAATGGTGTTGGAGACAAAGTTAATCAAAAGAGAAAGTACGGATTATAGAAATGAATAA
- a CDS encoding amylo-alpha-1,6-glucosidase, whose product MNYRVIKENNLFLLTDEQGDIITDHSYGLGLYKNDTRYLSKLNVKINNEKPILLHSDGSENYMSTILSTNPHQEEDGNLTLWRESVEIERKRFIYDDVLYETITTKNYYPKPVSFELNVEVDVDFNDMFIVRGFQTGNVGKRTGQKMEGQSLTFQYEGADDINRATKIQWDAKAKNIKENGEITFQVELQHEEEQSITFMIVPLENVETRDDILPVEEALQKLKVSYKEWSDQLTKVETDYQPLQRLVDRGLSDLRVLLTDTGYGKFPVAGLPWFGVPFGRDSLIAALQMIAFQPQVAKGTLFTMASEQGTKVDSWRDEQPGKIMHEIRYGELANTNQIPFTPYYGTIDATPLFLVLITEYVKWTGDFDTFHKLSDNVRRALEWIDQYGDRDGDLFIEYHQESSKGIANQGWKDSGDSIVHRNGDYADTPIALVEVQGYVYQAKRGLAAVYEALGNNETASRLKAEAKNLQERFEQEFWMDDLEFYAIALDQNKEKVGTITSNPGHVLYSEMMSGNHAEKVSQTLTNDKMFSGYGIRTMGKGEAGYNPMSYHDGSIWPHDNSMTLLGLSKLGFTEESKKVMSGLIDASRNFEYDRLPELFCGYESAIGKAVKYPVACSPQAWAAGTPLVFIQSLLGLFPNSLTKEIHLNPILLDEMNILTVHDITIGDGVLSVSLTRKGDKVETTILENSTGYDIVKEKQTV is encoded by the coding sequence ATGAACTACAGAGTGATTAAAGAAAACAACTTATTTCTTCTTACAGATGAGCAAGGAGATATCATTACAGATCATAGTTATGGACTTGGTTTATACAAGAATGACACGAGGTACCTAAGCAAGCTGAATGTGAAAATCAATAATGAAAAACCGATTCTATTACATTCAGATGGGTCAGAAAACTATATGTCTACGATTCTTTCAACGAATCCCCACCAAGAAGAGGATGGAAATCTTACTCTTTGGAGGGAATCAGTAGAAATCGAACGTAAGCGCTTTATTTATGATGATGTGTTATATGAAACGATTACGACAAAAAACTATTACCCAAAGCCGGTATCGTTTGAGTTGAATGTGGAAGTCGATGTGGACTTCAACGATATGTTTATCGTACGCGGGTTCCAAACTGGGAACGTAGGAAAGAGAACAGGTCAGAAAATGGAGGGTCAATCCCTCACCTTCCAATATGAAGGAGCAGACGATATCAATCGTGCGACAAAAATTCAGTGGGATGCCAAAGCGAAAAATATTAAGGAAAATGGAGAGATTACTTTCCAGGTAGAGCTTCAGCATGAGGAAGAACAGTCCATTACATTCATGATCGTTCCACTGGAAAATGTAGAAACCAGAGATGACATTTTACCTGTAGAAGAGGCTCTTCAAAAATTAAAAGTCTCTTATAAAGAATGGTCCGATCAGTTAACGAAGGTAGAAACGGATTACCAGCCTCTTCAACGCCTGGTGGACAGAGGATTATCAGATCTTAGAGTGTTATTGACTGACACTGGATACGGTAAGTTTCCTGTAGCTGGTCTACCTTGGTTCGGGGTTCCATTTGGTAGAGACAGTCTGATTGCGGCCCTGCAAATGATTGCGTTTCAACCACAGGTTGCAAAAGGCACCCTGTTCACGATGGCCAGTGAGCAAGGGACGAAGGTGGATTCTTGGAGAGACGAACAACCAGGAAAGATCATGCATGAAATTCGCTACGGAGAGCTTGCGAATACGAACCAAATTCCGTTCACTCCTTATTACGGAACGATTGATGCAACACCGTTATTCCTTGTTCTTATAACAGAGTATGTGAAATGGACGGGTGACTTCGATACGTTCCATAAGCTTTCAGACAATGTGAGGAGAGCGCTTGAGTGGATCGACCAATATGGAGATCGTGATGGAGATCTATTCATTGAGTATCATCAGGAATCATCCAAGGGAATTGCCAACCAAGGCTGGAAGGATTCCGGGGACTCCATCGTCCATCGAAACGGGGACTACGCTGATACGCCGATTGCCTTAGTAGAGGTTCAAGGATATGTGTACCAGGCGAAACGTGGACTGGCTGCTGTTTATGAAGCCCTTGGGAATAATGAAACGGCTTCTAGATTAAAAGCAGAAGCGAAAAACCTGCAAGAACGATTTGAACAGGAGTTTTGGATGGACGATCTGGAATTCTACGCCATCGCCCTTGATCAAAACAAGGAAAAGGTTGGGACGATCACATCCAATCCAGGACATGTATTATATTCGGAAATGATGTCAGGGAACCACGCTGAAAAAGTAAGTCAAACGTTAACGAATGACAAAATGTTTTCAGGATACGGAATTCGTACCATGGGGAAAGGCGAGGCTGGTTATAATCCGATGAGCTATCACGATGGAAGCATTTGGCCACATGATAACAGCATGACTCTGCTGGGATTAAGTAAATTAGGATTTACTGAAGAATCGAAGAAGGTGATGAGTGGACTGATTGATGCATCCCGCAACTTCGAGTACGACCGCTTGCCTGAATTGTTCTGCGGGTATGAGTCTGCAATTGGGAAGGCTGTAAAGTATCCGGTCGCTTGTTCTCCGCAAGCATGGGCAGCGGGGACGCCACTTGTATTTATTCAATCACTACTAGGATTGTTTCCAAACAGCCTGACAAAAGAAATACATCTCAATCCAATCTTACTTGATGAAATGAATATATTGACGGTTCACGATATTACGATTGGTGATGGAGTGCTGTCTGTATCCTTAACTCGAAAAGGAGACAAAGTAGAAACCACCATTTTAGAAAACTCAACAGGCTACGACATTGTGAAAGAAAAGCAGACGGTGTAA
- a CDS encoding ABC transporter substrate-binding protein — MAKKKWIASLGITTMLVGSVLAGCSGSDEKTSSNGAGEKVEITLAGWGGNPSEQKLLTQTIADFEEKHPNIDVKHEVISEQYMDVLKTRLIGGEGPDVFYLDALEAPALIETGVVEPLDDYVTEDFDVNDFEKPMLEAFQVDGKTYGFPKDYSTLALFYNKKMFEEAGVEVPKTWDELREVSKALTKDGVYGFGVAPELARLYHIAQATGGEVVKDDQANFASDKVVNALQPIIDQHNEDKTSAQASEVGANWGGEMFGQGKAAMVIEGNWAIPFLADTFPDVEYGTAELPTINGEKGTMAYTVGYVMNAASEKKEASWELISYLTGKEGMETWTSKGFALPTRKSVAEKLGYDKDELRGALVAGAPYATVWAEGKNLPIIMNNFNNQFIAAFLGDRPLDEALKEAEEQANSEIQ, encoded by the coding sequence ATGGCGAAGAAGAAATGGATCGCGAGTCTAGGTATTACGACGATGTTAGTGGGATCAGTTTTGGCAGGTTGCAGTGGATCAGATGAAAAGACGAGTTCAAATGGAGCAGGCGAGAAGGTAGAAATCACTTTAGCCGGCTGGGGAGGAAATCCTTCTGAACAAAAGCTTTTGACTCAAACGATTGCTGACTTTGAAGAAAAGCATCCGAATATTGACGTAAAGCACGAAGTCATTTCTGAGCAGTATATGGACGTATTGAAAACACGTTTGATTGGCGGGGAAGGTCCTGACGTTTTCTATTTGGATGCACTGGAAGCTCCTGCCCTGATTGAAACGGGGGTTGTTGAGCCGCTGGATGATTACGTTACGGAAGATTTCGATGTGAACGATTTCGAGAAACCGATGCTTGAAGCGTTCCAGGTTGACGGAAAGACATACGGTTTTCCGAAAGATTATTCTACTCTAGCCTTATTCTATAACAAGAAGATGTTTGAAGAAGCAGGAGTGGAAGTTCCGAAAACATGGGATGAGCTTCGTGAGGTTTCAAAGGCTTTGACAAAAGATGGGGTTTATGGATTTGGTGTGGCTCCGGAACTCGCCCGCCTTTATCACATTGCTCAGGCAACCGGTGGGGAAGTCGTGAAGGACGATCAAGCGAACTTTGCTTCAGATAAAGTGGTCAATGCCCTTCAGCCAATCATCGACCAGCATAACGAAGACAAAACCTCTGCACAGGCTTCAGAAGTAGGAGCGAACTGGGGAGGAGAAATGTTCGGTCAAGGGAAAGCAGCCATGGTCATCGAAGGAAACTGGGCGATTCCCTTCTTAGCGGATACGTTCCCGGATGTTGAATACGGAACGGCTGAATTACCGACCATCAATGGAGAAAAAGGGACAATGGCCTACACGGTTGGATATGTGATGAATGCGGCATCGGAAAAGAAGGAAGCTTCATGGGAGCTGATCTCGTATCTGACTGGTAAAGAAGGAATGGAAACATGGACGTCCAAAGGGTTTGCACTTCCGACACGTAAGTCAGTAGCGGAAAAATTAGGGTATGACAAAGATGAATTACGCGGAGCACTGGTAGCGGGGGCACCATATGCAACGGTTTGGGCAGAAGGAAAGAACCTGCCGATCATCATGAACAACTTTAACAACCAATTTATCGCTGCCTTCCTGGGTGACAGACCTCTGGATGAAGCACTTAAAGAAGCAGAAGAACAAGCGAATAGCGAAATTCAATAA
- a CDS encoding sugar ABC transporter permease, translated as MNKQSSKKRLQDAGQGYLFMSPTLFVLAVFIIGPILYAIFLSFHKVQLLGDMSFEFVAFENFARIMEDNRAIIALKNTAKYVLIVVPTQTFLALVLAATLNAGLKGEKLFRIVYFLPTLTSSAVLTLIFMWMYNKEGLINNLLEKVGLPTYNFLGDPDIALNAIMLMNIWATAPFFMVIYLAALQDIPDSLYEAAELDGANAIQKFFYVTVPFLRPVTSFVVIMGVIGTFQLFDQSYIFSGGSGGPNNSTLTVVLLIYQYAFKSLGTMGYAAALAFALAIIILVATLIQRKFSKEESLY; from the coding sequence ATGAACAAACAATCTTCTAAGAAGAGATTACAGGATGCAGGACAAGGATACTTATTTATGTCTCCCACGCTATTTGTATTAGCGGTGTTTATTATTGGACCGATTCTTTATGCCATCTTTTTATCCTTTCATAAGGTTCAACTCCTGGGGGATATGAGCTTTGAATTCGTTGCTTTTGAAAACTTTGCGAGGATCATGGAAGACAATCGGGCCATCATCGCATTGAAAAACACGGCGAAGTACGTACTGATTGTGGTGCCGACACAAACCTTTCTGGCATTGGTACTGGCCGCAACGTTAAACGCAGGATTAAAGGGTGAGAAGCTTTTCAGGATTGTCTATTTCTTACCGACCTTAACGTCTTCAGCCGTATTAACGCTGATCTTTATGTGGATGTATAACAAAGAAGGGCTGATCAACAACCTTTTAGAAAAAGTGGGCTTACCGACGTATAACTTCTTAGGTGATCCTGACATTGCCCTGAATGCGATTATGTTGATGAACATCTGGGCAACGGCACCGTTTTTCATGGTCATCTACCTTGCAGCCCTTCAGGATATTCCAGACTCCTTATACGAAGCGGCTGAACTGGACGGAGCGAACGCAATCCAGAAGTTCTTCTATGTGACCGTACCGTTTTTGCGACCGGTTACATCCTTCGTCGTGATCATGGGGGTTATCGGAACGTTCCAGCTGTTTGATCAATCGTATATTTTCTCAGGTGGATCCGGTGGACCGAATAACTCGACGTTAACGGTTGTCCTCCTAATCTATCAATATGCCTTTAAATCATTGGGCACCATGGGATATGCGGCAGCACTTGCCTTCGCGCTTGCTATAATCATCCTGGTGGCAACCTTGATTCAACGTAAATTCTCTAAAGAAGAATCACTCTATTAA